From Penicillium psychrofluorescens genome assembly, chromosome: 1, one genomic window encodes:
- a CDS encoding uncharacterized protein (ID:PFLUO_000943-T1.cds;~source:funannotate) — MEFALYVFLIIVGCVVFVLLGFGIWTMYHGIEDNSLPDMPREQKDYMRQLRQRNLNTLAVQARRPDMIIPIDEEK, encoded by the coding sequence ATGGAGTTCGCTCTTTAcgtcttcctcatcatcgtcggctGTGTCGTCTTTGTTCTCCTCGGATTCGGTATATGGACCATGTACCATGGCATCGAAGACAACTCACTTCCCGACATGCCGCGAGAACAGAAGGATTACATGCGTCAATTACGGCAGCGCAACCTCAATACGCTGGCTGTCCAAGCACGGAGGCCTGATATGATTATACCAATTGATGAGGAGAAATAG
- a CDS encoding uncharacterized protein (ID:PFLUO_000938-T1.cds;~source:funannotate), with translation MRVLASITLFVAAASALQSPHRKAVQHKKPAVSRGHQIASSGQTEHQYRTKKTEKFMVDGANFPQVPFDIGESYAGLLPNTPHGNSSLFFWFFPSTNPDAKKEITIWLNGGPGCSSLDGLLQENGPFLWQSGVYQPVRNPYSWTNLTNMVYIDQPAGTGLSPGPATVQNEIDVSNQFNDFWKRFIETFSMQGYKVYITGESYAGQYIPYIAAGMLDQNDTTHFNLKGIQINDPSINEDSVMIYAPATAALNHFSTVFSLNDTFMTEINQRADKCGHTKFLEATWTFPPPKDFPPANAGPGCDTWDDIVKAVTYINPCFNIYHLTDFCPFLWDEMGFPSQAGGPNNYFNQSAVQRALHVPPTNYAVCGGDIFPRGDGSVPSALGPLPSVIERTNNVLIGHGWYDYLLFLNGSLATIQNMTWNGAQGFQHAPVEPLFVPYTDALNAIANGVESSPFNADAGGGLLGTAHTERGLTFSTVYGSGHEIPQYVPGAAYRHLEFLLGRIKNLQQRGSFTTQ, from the exons ATGCGTGTCTTGGCTTCTATTACGTTGTTCGTGGCTGCAGCCTCAGCCTTGCAGAGCCCTCATCGCAAGGCTGTGCAGCACAAGAAGCCTGCTGTTTCGCGGGGTCACCAAATTGCATCGTCTGGACAGACGGAGCATCAGTATCGGACCAAGAAAACGGAGA AATTCATGGTCGATGGCGCCAATTTCCCTCAGGTCCCTTTTGACATTGGCGAGAGCTATGCTGGTCTCTTGCCTAACACTCCTCATGGCAACTCTAGCCTGTTCTTCTGGTTTTTCCCCTCTACAAACCCAGATGCCAAGAAGGAG ATTACCATTTGGCTTAATGGAGGCCCCGGATGCAGTTCGCTTGATGGCTTGCTCCAGGAAAACGGGCCCTTCCTCTGGCAGTCTGGTGTCTACCAGCCCGTGAGGAATCCGTACTCGTGGACCAACCTGACCAACATGGTCTATATTGACCAGCCTGCTGGCACTGGCTTGTCACCAGGTCCCGCCACTGTCCAGAATGAAATTGATGTCTCCAATCAATTCAATGACTTTTGGAAGCGATTTATCGAGACCTTTAGCATGCAGGGCTACAAGGTTTATATCACTGGCGAGAGCTATGCCGGACAGTACATTCCATATATTGCCGCCGGAATGTTGGACCAGAATGATACCACTCATTTCAACCTGAAGGGTATCCAAATCAACGACCCATCTATCAATGAGGATAGCGTCATGATCTATG CGCCCGCTACCGCGGCATTGAACCACTTCTCTACCGTCTTCTCACTGAATGATACCTTTATGACTGAAATTAACCAGCGCGCTGATAAATGTGGACACACCAAATTTCTGGAGGCAACCTGGACCTTCCCTCCGCCGAAGGACTTCCCGCCTGCGAACGCTGGACCTGGGTGTGACACTTGGGACGATATTGTCAAGGCAGTCACCTACATCAACCCCTGCTTCAACATATATCATCTGACCGATTTCTGCCCTTTCCTATGGGACGAAATGGGTTTCCCCTCCCAGGCTGGTGGCCCGAACAACTACTTCAACCAGTCTGCTGTTCAGAGAGCTCTTCACGTCCCACCTACCAACTACGCCGTCTGTGGTGGAGACATCTTCCCCAGAGGAGACGGTTCTGTCCCTAGCGCCCTTGGACCTCTTCCTAGTGTGATTGAGCGAACGAACAACGTACTCATCGGTCACGGGTGGTATGACTATCTACTTTTCTTGAACGGCTCGCTGGCCACCATCCAGAACATGACGTGGAACGGTGCACAAGGCTTCCAGCATGCCCCTGTTGAGCCCCTGTTCGTTCCGTACACCGATGCTTTGAACGCAATTGCCAATGGTGTCGAGTCGTCTCCATTCAATGCAGACGCCGGCGGTGGACTCCTGGGAACGGCGCACACCGAGCGTGGGCTGACTTTCAGCACTGTGTATGGCTCTGGTCACG AAATCCCACAGTATGTTCCGGGCGCTGCTTATCGCCATCTGGAATTTTTGCTTGGCCGCATTAAGAACCTTCAGCAACGGGGATCTTTTACCACCCAATAG
- a CDS encoding uncharacterized protein (ID:PFLUO_000941-T1.cds;~source:funannotate) codes for MDKRSAESPMDFEWQTRAPGDVTSPFYQLGMQHDNKKRTHSVFDSPEKKPLPALREPNSQPFLFSQPRAQRAPESPKAVFGQPAFTTPRKFDVDLSSGAENMSSPENADNEDTPEQPTKSGKRNSLFNLYGRFAPGRGEIPRMNHYSNALARRVHKRRRRDRELDRKIRTDSDYESDRPSSSEGKKEKTVKQAQVQGAGPSRMSSFSEFFALLEAHPNVPSILSWWAQLVVNLSLFSLAVYVVFGFVSAIRSEFEQAAEEVSDTILAEMAICAKSYVDNKCGGGDRLPALETVCENWERCMNRDPAKVGRAKVSAHTMAIIINSFIDPISWKAILFFLVTISTVTVVSNWSFRSFRSRFNQQNYSQPAHNYTQQHPHQNQAIHSQPLHLQNNPTFGYFSQQDPRQNPTTPYGEKQDAPLMLENTQSMDFVTERSRERETHLRTPSPAKRGRRFA; via the exons ATGGACAAGCGGTCCGCAGAGAGTCCCATGGACTTTGAATGGCAGACACGAGCCCCCGGGGACGTAACCTCGCCCTTTTACCAGCTCGGCATGCAGCATGACAACAAGAAGC GTACACACAGTGTATTTGACTCCCCAGAGAAGAAACCGTTGCCCGCCCTGCGCGAGCCGAACTCACAGCCCTTCCTGTTCTCACAACCGCGGGCCCAGCGCGCGCCCGAATCTCCCAAAGCAGTCTTCGGCCAACCAGCCTTCACGACCCCTCGAAAATTCGACGTGGATCTCTCCTCGGGTGCCGAAAACATGTCGTCGCCCGAGAATGCAGACAATGAGGATACCCCCGAGCAGCCCACGAAATCAGGGAAACGAAATTCGCTGTTCAACCTCTATGGTCGATTTGCGCCAGGCCGAGGCGAAATCCCGCGAATGAATCACTATTCCAATGCACTTGCGCGCCGAGTCCATAaaagacgacgacgagatcgcGAGCTCGACCGGAAGATCCGGACAGACAGTGACTACGAGAGTGATcggcccagcagcagcgaagggaaaaaggaaaagacgGTGAAACAAGCACAGGTCCAAGGCGCAGGTCCATCGCGCATGTCCTCGTTTTCAGAGTTCTTCGCTCTCCTTGAGGCACACCCCAATGTCCCCAGCATCCTGTCATGGTGGGCTCAGCTGGTAGTGAACCTGTCACTGTTCTCTCTCGCCGTGTATGTGGTCTTCGGGTTTGTATCGGCGATTCGCTCCGAGTTTGAGCAGGCGGCAGAGGAAGTGTCGGATACAAttctggcggagatggcaaTTTGCGCCAAGAGTTATGTGGACAACAAATGTGGAGGAGGTGACCGGTTACCCGCGCTGGAAACCGTGTGTGAGAACTGGGAGCGATGCATGAATCGCGATCCCGCCAAAGTCGGACGAGCCAAGGTGTCGGCGCATACTATggcgatcatcatcaacagcTTCATCGATCCCATCAGTTGGAAAGCGATT CTGTTCTTTCTTGTGACCATTTCGACTGTCACTGTCGTCAGCAATTGGTCCTTCCGCTCATTTCGAAGCCGCTTCAACCAACAGAATTACTCGCAACCCGCACATAATTACACCCAACAACATCCCCATCAAAATCAGGCGATACATAGCCAGCCACTGCATCTCCAGAATAACCCTACCTTTGGTTACTTCAGCCAACAGGACCCACGACAGAACCCGACAACTCCGTACGGAGAGAAGCAAGACGCTCCCTTGATGCTTGAAAACACGCAGTCAATGGATTTTGTCACCGAACGCAGTCGCGAACGGGAGACTCACCTGCGGACCCCGAGCCCGGCAAAGCGTGGCCGCAGGTTTGCTTAG
- a CDS encoding uncharacterized protein (ID:PFLUO_000936-T1.cds;~source:funannotate) produces MAKVYITDHSSAVVRTHGWRTASNSAPYLLRHLKPNMRILDVGCGPGTISTDLAKYVPDGEVVGVEYVHDPLEGARQFAADAGVTNISFQVGDIHALKFPDDSFDVVHAHQVLQHIADPVQALREMRRVVKPGGIVAARDSATFDWYPENEGIVAWNHLIERTQRARGGNPHPGNMIHVWAAKAGFARQKIEKSTGSWCFSSDEERAYWGGSMAERAQSSGFATMAIQEGYASDQDLEKIASGWRSWAEDPDGWFGMLHGQILCWKE; encoded by the coding sequence ATGGCCAAAGTCTATATAACAGACCACTCGAGCGCCGTCGTGCGCACACACGGCTGGCGCACGGCTTCCAACTCGGCTCCCTACCTGCTCCGGCATCTAAAGCCCAACATGCGCATCCTCGATGTGGGCTGCGGACCAGGGACCATCAGCACGGATCTCGCCAAGTATGTCCCAGACGGAGAGGTCGTGGGCGTAGAATACGTTCACGATCCCCTTGAGGGTGCGCGGCAGTTCGCCGCTGATGCGGGGGTGACCAACATCAGCTTTCAAGTGGGCGACATCCACGCTCTGAAATTCCCAGATGACAGTTTCGACGTCGTGCACGCGCACCAGGTCCTGCAGCACATCGCGGACCCGGTGCAGGCTCTACGAGAAATGCGGCGCGTTGTCAAGCCCGGCGGAATTGTTGCCGCGCGGGACTCTGCTACGTTTGATTGGTATCCCGAGAACGAAGGGATTGTCGCGTGGAATCATCTTATAGAACGGACGCAGCGTGCAAGAGGTGGGAATCCGCATCCAGGGAACATGATCCATGTCTGGGCGGCGAAGGCGGGCTTTGCGAGGCAGAAGATTGAGAAAAGTACTGGGAGTTGGTGCTTTAGTAGTGATGAGGAGAGGGCGTATTGGGGCGGGTcgatggcggagagggcgCAGTCTTCTGGGTTTGCGACTATGGCTATTCAGGAAGGTTATGCGAGTGACCaggacttggagaagatcgcGTCGGGGTGGCGGTCTTGGGCGGAGGATCCAGACGGTTGGTTTGGGATGCTGCACGGGCAGATTCTGTGTTGGAAAGAATAG
- a CDS encoding uncharacterized protein (ID:PFLUO_000939-T1.cds;~source:funannotate) — MQHTQFLAVVALLAQAALSFPTLKTTRSCAYTCGSNCYTNSSVTAAQAEGYKLYKSGNTNDDYPHQYHDYEGFNFPVSGEYYEYPIMSSGGVFTSGSPGADRVVFNGQDELAGLITHTGASGDDFKECTS, encoded by the exons ATGCAGCACACCCAG TTCCTCGCCGTTGTTGCCCTCTTGGCCCAAGCGGCCCTCTCCTTCCCGACCCTCAAAACCACTCGCTCATGCGCCTATACCTGTGGCAGCAACTGCTACACCAACAGCTCCGTCACCGCTGCCCAGGCGGAAGGCTACAAGCTGTACAAGTCCGGTAACACCAACGACGACTACCCGCACCAGTATCACGACTACGAAGGATTTAATTTCCCCGTCTCGGGCGAGTACTATGAGTACCCGATCATGAGCTCCGGCGGTGTCTTTACGAGCGGCTCGCCTGGTGCGGACCGGGTTGTTTTCAACGGGCAGGATGAGTTGGCTGGTTTGATTACGCATACTGGTGCTAGCGGTGACGACTTCAAGGAGTGCACCTCCTAG
- a CDS encoding uncharacterized protein (ID:PFLUO_000944-T1.cds;~source:funannotate), with amino-acid sequence MPPLAQTTRLVSTLRLLIPRLRLLQKKDTAFSVVQRRELAQLLGEGREASARIRVENVIATDIAVEVMEMVELYCELLLARANVLDQLAFNEKGSRARLRAKELLKKQNLAQAGGAAGSAAAGAGGGESTGSRFGFSWLGGSGGGGGQKREGTPPSTTAAASEDSGAALSDEENTYMDTALDEAAVAIFYAWHRFPHELRELTMLRTMLGERYGKEFMTMAQDNKVEGITVPGRLLRGLRVRPPTHELVESYLQEIAKAYGVSWREGEDEGQAALGSAPPEFVDEETATSTPKGDQDDDGNEGGGDVLPSTPSKESQTRPSLSEARRASETSELNKATPPRGSMAGRSPVSVAPPGARSDNPNPRVKVPGSEEEKKDSGSVAKNEGVAKSSKGNGIPELDELTRRFADLKRKT; translated from the exons aTGCCGCCCTTAGCGCAGACA ACGAGACTCGTCTCCACACTCCGCCTATTAATCCCtcgcctccgcctcctccaaaagaaagacaccgCCTTCTCAGTCGTGCAACGGCGCGAGCTCGCCCAACTCCTCGGCGAAGGGCGCGAGGCGTCCGCGCGAATCCGCGTGGAGAATGTGATCGCAACCGACATCGCcgtggaggtgatggagatggtggagcTGTACTGcgagctgcttcttgcgcggGCGAATgttctcgaccagctcgcgTTCAACGAGAAGGGGAGTCGTGCGCGGCTGCGCGCGAAGGAGCTCCTCAAGAAACAGAACCTGGCGCAGGCGGGGGGCGCGGCGGGGTCGGCTGccgctggtgctggtggggGGGAGTCGACGGGGTCGAGGTTTGGGTTCTCCTGGCTGGGAGGGTCGGGGGGAGGGGGCGGGCAGAAGCGAGAAGGCACGCCGCCCAGCACAACGGCTGCTGCTTCAGAAGACTCCGGGGCAGCGCTCTCCGACGAAGAAAACACCTACATGGACACCGCGctcgacgaagcagccgTGGCGATCTTCTACGCGTGGCACCGGTTCCCGCAtgagctgcgcgagctgacGATGCTGCGCACGATGCTCGGCGAGCGATACGGGAAGGAGTTTATGACCATGGCACAGGACAACAAAGTGGAGGGCATCACGGTGCCCGGACGACTACTCCGGGGTCTGCGCGTGCGTCCGCCGACCCACGAACTGGTGGAGAGTTATTTGCAGGAGATTGCGAAGGCGTATGGTGTTTCCTGGCgggaaggagaagacgaAGGACAGGCTGCGTTGGGGAGTGCGCCGCCGGAGTttgtggatgaggagactGCCACTTCCACTCCCAAGGGAGAtcaggatgatgatgggaatgaaggtggtggtgatgtgctGCCCTCAACACCCAGCAAAGAGTCCCAGACCCGGCCATCCCTCTCCGAGGCACGGCGTGCGTCGGAAACAAGCGAGCTGAATAAAGCGACGCCGCCGCGGGGATCGATGGCGGGGAGGAGTCCTGTTAGCGTTGCGCCGCCGGGAGCGAGGAGTGACAACCCCAATCCGAGGGTGAAAGTCCCCGGgagcgaagaggagaagaaggactcCGGCTCAGTTGCGAAGAACGAGGGAGTTGCAAAGAGCAGCAAAGGGAATGGGATTCCCGAGCTGGACGAACTGACTCGACGGTTTGCAGACCTGAAGAGGAAAACTTGA
- a CDS encoding uncharacterized protein (ID:PFLUO_000940-T1.cds;~source:funannotate) gives MSDKTDYNAEEYAAPVNNEVDAKSFRSRDESNHSDEEMVVDPMHAPLKRQLQSRHLQMIAIGGIIGPGLLVGSGTALNEGGPAGVLISFSLVGIIVFFVMQALGEMATIIPVSGSFVEYAQRFVDDALAFALGWAYWYLWVTVLANEYNSVSLVIGYWTEVVPQWGWILIFWVLFLFLSNLGVLAYGEMEFWLSLIKVLSLIVFFILAICISAGAIGPRKIGFAYWHDPGAFADSINGVAKTFVVAGTLYAGTEMVGITAGESSNPRKAVPIAIRQVFWRIMVFYIGTMFFIGILLPYNDKHLLGSNSNTASSPLTIALTEAGILPAANLINALIVVSVISAGNSSLYVASRTMLFMSRNGKAPRFIGRTNSRGVPWVALIFSNLFSCIVFLSQGSSAGKVYSALITLSGVATFIVWSVICVAHIRFRRALVAQGQDPSTLPYKASLYPWGTYFSLAANVFLIFFQGYTCFLDPFSATDFVINYILLPVFVLFVVVYKVWNKTKVVKLEEMDIWTGRREFVDSEDESLAKKRPEWWSRFVNVVVG, from the exons ATGTCGGACAAAACCGACTACAATGCAGAGGAATACGCGGCGCCTGTCAACAATGAAGTTGATGCGAAGAGCTTCCGGTCGCGCGACGAGTCGAATCACTCTGACGAGGAGATGGTCGTCGACCCTATGCATGCGCCGTTGAAGCGGCAATTGCAGTCCAGGCACTTGCAGATGATTGCGATCGGAG GAATTATTGGTCCCGGATTGCTGGTCGGGTCAGGTACTGCTCTAAACGAGGGCGGCCCAGCAGGTGTTCTAATCAGTTTCTCCCTGGTTGGTATCATCGTGTTCTTCGTCAT GCAAGCCCTGGGTGAGATGGCGACCATCATCCCCGTGTCTGGCTCGTTTGTCGAGTACGCGCAACGCTTTGTCGATGATGCTCTTGCATTCGCTCTAGGATGGGCATATTGGTATCTATGGGTGACG GTTCTTGCCAACGAATATAATTCCGTATCGCTTGTCATTGGATACTGGACTGAAGTTGTCCCTCAATGGGGCTGGATTCTTATATTCTGGGTgctttttctgtttctgtccAATTTGGGCGTTTTGGCATACGGGGAGATGGAGTTCTGGCTTTCTCT CATCAAGGTGTTGTCTCTAATTGTCTTTTTTATTTTGGCAATTTGCATCAGCGCTGGTGCGATTGGCCCGCGCAAAATTGGATTTGCATACTGGCATGACCCGGGGGCATTTGCGGATTCGATCAATGGCGTTGCCAAAACTTTCGTCGTGGCCGGCACCCTCTACGCTGGCACAGAGAT GGTGGGAATTACTGCTGGAGAGTCATCCAATCCTCGGAAGGCTGTGCCAATAGCAATTAGGCAGGTGTTTTGGCGGATTATGGTCTTCTATATTG GAACCATGTTCttcatcggcatccttcttccctATAATGACAAACATCTGCTGGGCTCGAATTCGAATACAGCCAGTTCTCCATTAACAATCGCCCTCACTGAAGCCGGCATCCTGCCCGCCGCTAATCTCATCAATGCTCTGATCGTGGTCAGCGTCATATCCGCAGGCAACAGCTCTTTATACGTTGCCTCTAGAACCATGCTCTTCATGTCTCGGAATGGCAAAGCCCCCCGCTTCATCGGTCGCACGAATAGCAGAGGAGTGCCATGGGTGgcattgatcttctccaacctCTTTTCGTGCATCGTGTTCTTATCACAGGGTTCCAGCGCGGGCAAGGTTTATTCTGCATTGATTACACTTTCAGGAG TGGCTACCTTCATCGTCTGGTCTGTGATCTGTGTCGCCCATATTCGCTTCCGCCGCGCCCTAGTGGCTCAGGGACAGGATCCCTCGACGCTCCCATACAAGGCTTCGCTTTATCCGTGGGGCACTTACTTTTCACTCGCAGCCAACGTCTTCCTTATTTTCTTTCAGGGATATACCTGTTTCTTGGATCCATTCAGCGCGACAGACTTTGTTATCAACTATATCTTGCTACCGGTCTTTGTGTTATTTGTGGTTGTGTATAAAGTCTGGAACAAAACCAAGGTGGTCAAACTGGAAGAAATGGACATCTGGACGGGGAGAAGAGAGTTTGTGGATTCGGAAGATGAGTCTCTGGCCAAGAAGCGTCCTGAGTGGTGGTCTCGCTTTGTTaatgtggtggtgggatga
- a CDS encoding uncharacterized protein (ID:PFLUO_000937-T1.cds;~source:funannotate), with amino-acid sequence MVGSALVVVFQAFNTLDIAGPICILSNSNFSITVAAKDEFTTSQENIVVKRTISFSEAKKHLSDYDILLVPGSRSRNILPYVQPENGQLLELLDVIINFAKPESSVQADQKQRTILSVCVGSLLLGYAGVLDGLTATTHRLAPKALRTACEEYIIKTPGAKGTRIIPEDTSDTVSYCDAGINDSGVRVITSGAVTNGIDAALHFVALHMGRSAAVEVAELVGHNWREVKA; translated from the coding sequence ATGGTGGGGTCAGCGCTCGTGGTTGTCTTCCAAGCGTTCAACACCCTCGACATCGCCGGTCCAATATGTATTCTCTCCAACTCGAATTTCTCCATCACAGTCGCCGCAAAAGATGAATTCACCACATCACAAGAAAATATCGTTGTTAAGAGAACTATTTCATTCTCCGAGGCCAAAAAGCACTTGTCAGATTACGACATCCTCCTAGTCCCCGGCTCACGATCAAGGAACATCTTGCCCTATGTTCAACCCGAGAACGGGCAATTACTGGAACTCCTCGACGTTATCATAAACTTTGCAAAACCAGAGTCCTCAGTCCAAGCTGACCAGAAACAGAGGACTATCCTCTCTGTTTGCGTGGGCAGCTTACTCCTCGGGTATGCCGGCGTACTAGACGGGCTCACAGCGACAACACATCGTCTTGCACCGAAGGCTCTACGAACCGCTTGCGAAGAGTACATTATCAAGACGCCTGGCGCAAAAGGCACGCGGATAATTCCCGAGGATACATCTGACACCGTTTCATATTGCGATGCCGGGATCAACGACTCTGGGGTTAGGGTTATCACCAGTGGTGCTGTTACCAATGGCATAGACGCTGCATTGCATTTTGTTGCACTGCACATGGGACGATCAGCTGCTGTCGAAGTGGCAGAGCTCGTTGGTCATAATTGGAGGGAAGTGAAGGCGTGA
- a CDS encoding uncharacterized protein (ID:PFLUO_000942-T1.cds;~source:funannotate), translated as MKFEITSSRAAALVALIAGAEAAQHGHHHHQHHHEIRSVPEVGATLVKKSGQCLFPTDAGLIAVTPTEQNAGWAMSPNQPCTPGSYCPYACPAGQVSMQWDPSATSYTYPLSMNGGLYCNEDGEIEKPFPSRPYCEDGTGAVSVINKAGAPVAFCQTVLPGNEAMLIPTLVDDVATLAVPGESYWCATAAQYYVNAPGVPAEIGCVWGTSSNPIGNWSPYTVGANTVADGSTYVKLGWNPIYLQASTPFRNVMPDWGLSIECEGDGCNGIPCSIDPSVITTVNDMLGDAVTGAGGATGCTVYVPAGSKANFIVHRKGDDAGPLPSSSSTSTETPTPTPTPTETPTESATSSSTSTTSSTDTSSSTSTTTSKSSNSSSIGVPMPSQSKTIEYKPHVLQPTGPAQITPTGSSSGSGSGSGSGSGSGSDASSTTASASPSSTNNSAASATIPKLSLGLGAVVVGVFVNL; from the exons ATGAAGTTTGAGATCACATCATCTCGCGCCGCTGCGCTGGTTGCACTCATTGCTGGCGCCGAGGCTGCCCAACACGgtcatcaccaccaccaacatcACCATGAGATCCGCTCGGTTCCGGAGGTGGGCGCAACACTGGTGAAGAAGAGCGGCCAATGTCTGTTCCCCACGGATGCTGGGTTGATTGCCGTCACCCCCACCGAGCAGAATGCCGGATGGGCCATGAGCCCTAACCAGCCCTGCACGCCGGGCAGCTACTGCCCGTACGCTTGTCCCGCTGGCCAGGTGTCGATGCAGTGGGATCCGTCGGCGACTTCGTATACCTACCCTCTTTCGATG AACGGCGGTCTCTACTGTAATGAGGACggagagatcgagaagcCCTTCCCCAGTCGACCATACTGTGAGGACGGCACCGGTGCGGTGTCGGTCATCAACAAGGCTGGTGCCCCGGTGGCCTTCTGCCAGACTGTGCTTCCTGGAAACGAGGCCATGTTGATCCCAACTCTAGTTGATGATGTGGCCACTCTCGCCGTGCCCGGTGAATCGTACTGGTGCGCGACCGCTGCGCAGTACTACGTTAACGCCCCGGGTGTGCCTGCCGAGATCGGCTGTGTCTGGGGTACATCTTCCAACCCTATCGGTAACTGGTCCCCATACACTGTCGGCGCCAACACCGTCGCCGACGGTAGCACCTACGTGAAGCTCGGGTGGAACCCTATCTACCTGCAGGCCTCCACGCCGTTCCGCAACGTGATGCCTGATTGGGGTCTTTCCATTGAGTGTGAGGGCGACGGTTGCAATGGTATTCCATGCTCCATTGATCCCTCGGTCATCACCACCGTCAACGATATGCTTGGTGACGCCGTCACTGGCGCCGGCGGTGCGACGGGCTGCACGGTGTACGTTCCTGCTGGCTCGAAGGCCAACTTCATTGTCCACCGGAAGGGTGACGATGCTGGGCCGCTCCCCTCCAGTAGCTCGACCTCCACGGAGACTCCTACTCCTACTCCCACCCCCACGGAGACTCCCACTGAGAGTGccacctccagctccacctccaccacctcctccactgATacctcatcctcgacctcgactACTACCTCGAAATCGAGCAACTCCTCCAGCATTGGCGTGCCCATGCCCAGCCAGTCTAAGACTATTGAATACAAGCCCCATGTGCTGCAACCGACTGGCCCCGCTCAGATCACTCCTACCGGGTCGAGCTCCGGCTCGGGCTCCGGCTCgggctctggctctggctctggctcggACGCGAGCTCCACCACTGCCTctgcctcgccctcgtccaccaacaacagcgcCGCGAGCGCCACAATCCCCAAGCTGAGCCTAGGACTCGGAGCCGTGGTCGTCGGTGTGTTCGTGAACCTTTAA
- a CDS encoding uncharacterized protein (ID:PFLUO_000935-T1.cds;~source:funannotate) translates to MAYSQPYGDPYARPPYERGPYGAPPQPFIRPPAIPPPPLPPGWRQEWEPNVRRAFWVEEATGRSQWEPPYVEPAYGYENRGPPGEYYGGPPGPPPVVYEERTEYVEEKKHGNAGKYLAGGVAGLAVGGLAGAFLEHEYDEHEEREDQEELVEERDDAYEDGREDQSYEDYREDDGGW, encoded by the exons ATGGCCTACTCTCAACCCTACGGCGATCCCTACGCTCGCCCTCCCTACGAGCGCGGTCCGTACGGCGCACCACCACAACCGTTCATCCGACCTCCCGCCatcccgccgccgccactgcCCCCAGGCTGGAGACAGGAGTGGGAGCCCAACGTGCGCCGCGCCTTCTGGGTGGAAGAGGCCACTGGCCGCTCGCAATGGGAGCCGCCTTATGTTGAACCTGCGTACGGGTATGAGAACCGCGGCCCCCCGGGAGAGTATTATGGTGGGCCGCCTGGTCCCCCGCCCGTTGTGTATGAGGAGCGTACCGAGTAcgtcgaagagaagaagcatGGCAATGCTGGGAAGTATTTGGCGGGTGGTGTTGCGGGTTTGGCGGTTGGTGGTCTTGCCGGTGCTTTCCTGGAACATGAATATG ACGAGCATGAGGAAAGAGAGGATcaggaggagctggtggaAGAGCGGGATGATGCGTATGAAGATGGGCGTGAGGATCAGTCCTATGAGGACTACcgtgaagatgatggtggcTGGTAA